The Desulfovibrio psychrotolerans nucleotide sequence CATGATGTTCGGACGCTGCAAGGGGTTCGATACCTTCCTTCCCATAGGTCCGTGGATAGAGACCGATGTGCCGGACCCGGACAACCTGACCATCCGTCTCATCAAGAACGGCCAAGTAATGCAGGAAGGCAGCACCGCAGACATGCTCTTCTCTCCCTTCGACCTTGTGGCAGACCTGTCGCACATCATGACGCTGCTCCCCGGCGATGTGGTGCTCACGGGCACGCCCCCCGGCGTGGGCCCCATACAACCCGGCGATGAAGTGCGGGTAGAGGTGGAAAACATGGGCCTGCTCATCAATCCCGTGCGCGACAGTCTGGGCGGCGAAGACACGCCCCCGCTTCCCGTGCAATAATCCCTGCCCGCAGCAGGCGGCATGCCGAAAAAATCATGCAGAATGGGCAGAAACACTTGCCTATTCCCGCAAAGCGGCGTATTTATCCCTGCCTTTTACACAATAAGCACACTCCGAGTTTCGTCCTTGGGTGCCTGCAAGTAGGCGTATATACGTACCTACATGCAGGTCGAGGGTCATGGCTCGGGGTGGAAGAAAACCCATCTAAGGAGTTCGACCATGACTTACGTATCAATGAAGCAGATGCTGGAAACCGGCGTCCACTTCGGCCACCAGACCCGCCGCTGGAACCCCAAAATGCGCCCCTTCATCTTCGGTGCGCGCAACGGCATCCACATCATGGACCTGCAGCAGACCGCCAAGCTGTTCCGCCGCGCCCATGACAAAGTGGCTGAAACCGTGGCCAAGGGCGGCAAGGTAATTTTCATCGGCACCAAGCGTCAGGCGCATGAAGCCGTGCGCACCGAAGCCACCCGCTCCGGTCAGTACTTTGTGACCAACCGCTGGATGGGCGGCACGCTCACCAACTTCCAGACCATCCGCAAGTCCATAGACCGCCTGAAGAAGCTGGAAGCCATGTTCGCAGACGGCTCCGTAAGCCGCTACCAGAAGAAGGAAATCCTGACTCTGCGCCGCGAAATGGAAAAGCTTGAGCTTACCCTCGGCGGTATCAAGGATATGGAACGTCTGCCGCAGATGGCTTTCATCGTGGACCCCAAGCGCGAAGAAATCGCCGTGAAGGAATGCCGCAAGCTGGGTATCCCCATCGTTGCCATTACCGACTCCAACTGCGACCCCGACCTCATCGACTACGTCATTCCCGGCAACGATGACGCCATCCGTGCTATCAAGCTGTTTGTCGCCCACATTGCAGAAGCCTGCATGGAAGGCGCAGCCATGAGCAAGGACGGCAAGGACGCCGAACCCGAAGTGGCCATGGCCAAGGCAGCAGAAGCTGCAGAAGTAGCCGAAGCCGTTGCAGAGAAAGACGAAGAATAATTCACCCCGGGAGAACAAGCATGTCTATTTCCGCCGCAATGGTGAAAAGCCTGCGCGATAAGACCGGCGCAGGGATGATGGACTGCAAGAAAGCTCTTGCAGAAAACAACGGTGACGAGGAAAAGGCCATCGACTGGCTCCGCCAGAAGGGTCTTTCCAAGGCTGCCAAGAAGGCCGGACGCGCCACCACCGAAGGCCTTATCGGCTGTTTGGTGGAAGGCAAGGTCGGCGCACTTGCCGAATTCAAGTGCGAAACCGACTTCGTTGCCCGCAACGAAGCCTTCATCGCCCTGTCCCATAAGTTCGCCGCAGACGTGGCCGCCAACGGCGCAGAAGGCTTTGCCGACCGCGTTGCAGGCGATGTGACCGACTGCATCGCCACCCTGGGCGAAAACATGTCCGCAGGCCGCGCCGCCCGCGTTGAGCTGGCTGCCGACGGCATTATCGGCTCCTACGTGCACTCCAACGGCAAGATCGGCGTCCTGGTGGCCATAGAAGGTTCCGCCGATGCGGAACTGGCCAAGAACATTGCCATGCAGGTAGCTGCCACCAACCCCGTTTCTCTGGACGCCTCCAACATTCCGGCCGATCTCATCGCCCGCGAACGCGAAATCCACCGTCAGAAGACGCTGGAAGAAGGCAAGCCGGAAAACATCGTGGACAAGATCGTGGACGGCCGTATGCAGAAGTTCTTCAAGGAAGTGACCCTGCTCGACCAGCCCTACATCCGCGACGACAAAATGGCCGTCAAGGATCTGCTCAAGGGCGGAGCCAAGATCGTCCAGTTCGTGCGTTTCGCCCTTGGCGAAGACGCAACCCCGGAAGCCGAAGAAGCCGAATAGCCTCTTCGCCGCATATGCATCACAAGGGGGGTCGCAAGACCCCCTTTTTTTGGATACCATGCCCTGCGCCCGACACGGCAGGCCCCCATAGCAGCCCATTGCAGCCTTGACTTTCGGCCCCAAACGGCGCACACAATCGCAACACCGACCATGCGCCCCCCGGCACCCGCGCCCCCGGCGGCGCACACACACGCAGACAGCGGAGCCAATAATGCGTGACGCCTTTCTGGTCTTCGGACAGCCCCTGATAGAGCAGGCAGAAATTGACGAAGTGGTAGACAGCCTGAACAAGGCATGGATAGGCACCGGCCCCAAGGTGCACCAGTTCGAAAAAGATTTTGCCGCGTATAAGGGAGTGCCATACGCTGCTGCCGTAAACTCCTGCACCGCCGCGCTGCACCTTGCCTGCCTCACGCTGGAGTTTGCTCCCGGTGACGAGGTCATCACCACGGCCATGACTTTCTGCGCCTCGGTGAACTCCATCATCCATGCGGGCGGCACGCCGGTGCTGGCAGATGTGAACCCGCATACCCTGAACATAGACCCCGCCGCCATAGAGGCCAGAATAACGCCCCGCACCCGCGCCATCATGGTCGTGCACTATGCGGGACGCAGCTGCGACATGGACCCCATCATGGACCTTGCCGCACGCCACGGCCTCACGGTCATAGAAGACTGCGCCCACGCCATAGAAACGGAATACAAGGGACGCACGGCAGGCACCATAGGCCACATAGGCTGCTTCAGCTTTTACGCCACCAAGAACATCGTCACCGGAGAAGGCGGCATGCTCATCTCCAGCGACAAGGCCGCCATGGACCGCTGCAAGATCATGGCCCTGCACGGCATGAGCGCAGACGCATGGGCCCGGTTCTCAGACGCAGGCTACAAGCACTATCAGGTGGTGGACCACGGCTTCAAATACAACATGATGGATATTCAGGCCGCGCTCGGCCTGCACCAGCTGCCCCGTATAGACCGCTACTGGAACCACCGTGCCGCCATCTGGCAGCGGTACATGCAGGCTTTTGCGGATCTGGGCATCGGCCTTCCCGCGCCGGTGGAAGAAAACACCGTGCATGCCTACCATCTGTACACCATCCGCGTTAACCGCGAGTGCTGCGGCGTGGAGCGTGACCAGATGCTGGAAGCCCTGCGCGCCCGCAACATAGGCGTGGGCGTGCACTATCTGGCCATTCCCGAACACCCGTACTACCAGAAGCGTTTCGGCTGGCGCCCGGAAGAAACGCCTCACGCCACCGCCTATGGCCGCGAAACCATAAGCCTGCCCCTCTCCGCCAAACTGAGCGAACGGGACGTGGACGATGTTATCGAAGCCGTTCGCGAAATCTGCGGCGCATGCCCTGCGGCGCGCACCGGAGCCACGGCATGAAACCCTCGGTGACGGGACTGGTGCTCACCTACAACGGTGGTCGCCTGCTGGAAAAATGTCTCGCTTCCCTGTCCTTCTGCGACAAGGTGCTGGTGGTCGATTCCTTTTCCACAGACGACACGGTCGCCATTGCCACGGCAGCAGGCGCAACCGTGCTCCAACGTGCGTGGGAAGGGCCAGGTCCGCAGTTTCAGTTCGCCTTTTCCCAAATAGATACGGAATGGGTGGTAAGCCTTGATCAGGATGAAATATGCACCCCGGCCCTGCGGGAGCGCATCCTGACCGCTTTTGCTGAACAGGAGACAGTTGCATCCCCTGCCGGACAGGATGCAGCCGCATCCCAGGCCAGACAGGGAACGCAGCCCCCCCTGGCCGGATACTATGTGCACAGGCGCAACTGGTATTTTGACCGCTTCATGCAGCATTCCGGCTGGTATCCGGACGCCCTGCTCCGTGTCTTCCGTCCCGCGCTCATGCAGGTGCAGGTAAGCGGCGCGCACTATTCCTTCCATCCCGCAGGCACCACGCAAACCCTTGCGGCAGACATCCTGCACTACCCGTACGAAAGCTTTGCCCAGCATCTAGACAAGATCAATTCTTACGCCCAGCAGGGGGCGGATGACCTGCGCCGCAAAGGCAGAAAAGGCGGTGTGCTGCGGGGCATAGGCCACGGTGCCGTGCGCTTTGCCAAACTCTATTTTTTCCAGCGCGGCGTGCTGGACGGGCGCGCGGGTTTTATAAACGCGGCCCACGGGGCCTTTTACGCCTTTCTCAAATACGTGCGGGTGGAAGAAGGCTCGTGGGGCAAACCCTACGACCATCAATAATGTACACGTGGCGGCAAGACCGCCATATTTTTTGAGCATTCAGAGCAACGACAAAACCAGAGGTTCGGACATGAGCGAAAAGCGATTCCATCGCGTGCTGCTTAAACTCAGCGGCGAGGCCTTGGCTGGAGAAGAGAAATTCGGTATAGACCCTGTAACAGTGGCGAAGATATGCCGCGAAATCGCCGAAGTGGCAGACATGGGCATAGAAGTGGCCCTTGTCATCGGCGGCGGCAACATCTTCCGCGGATTAAGCTCCTCCGCCAAGGGCATGGACAGGTCCACGGCGGACTACATGGGCATGCTGGCCACGGTACTGAACGCTCTTGCCGTGCAGGACCAGCTGGAAAAGCTGGGCCATCCCACCCGTGTGCTTTCCGCCATCACCATGCAGGAAGTCTGCGAGCCGTATATCCGCCGCCGCGCCGAACGCCATCTGGAAAAAGGCCGTATCGTCATCTGCGCAGCGGGAACGGGCAACCCCTATTTCACCACGGATACGGCAGCGGCACTGCGTGGCATGGAACTGAAGTGCGACGCCATTGTCAAAGCCACCAAGGTGAACGGCGTATACGATAAAGACCCCGTCAAGCATGCAGATGCGGTCATGTTCAAACAGCTCACATTCATTGATGTGCTGCAAAAGAAGCTCGGCGTCATGGATAGCACCGCCATAACGCTGTGCATGGAAAACAACGTTCCCATTCTTGTCTGCAACATGTATACGGGTGACATAAAGCGCATGATGCTGGGTGAGAATGTCGGCACCATCGTACAAGGAGAATAACCCCCATGGATGAGATTCTGCTCGAAGCCGAAGAAAGAATGGAAAAGGCCATCACCGCTCTTGAACGGGAGTTCGGTAAGCTGCGCACCGGACGCGCGCACACATCTCTTGTGGACAATATTCTTGTGGACTACCACGGCACCCCCACGCCCATTAAGCAGTTGGCCTCGGTAGCCATCCCGGACAGCCGCAGCATCACCATTCAGCCGTGGGACAAAAGCGCTTTCGGATCCGTGGAAAAGGCCATCATCAATTCCAACCTCGGCCTCAATCCCATGAACGACGGCCGCCTTATCCGCATTAATATCCCCATGCTCACCGAGGAACGCCGCAAGGAACTGGTGAAGATGGCCAAGAAATACGTGGAAGAAGCCAAGGTGGCGGTGCGCAACGTGCGCCGCGATGCCAACGAGCAGATAAAAAAGCTGGAAAAATCCAAGGATATTACCGAGGACGAATCCCGCAACGGTCAGGATGAAGTGCAGAAACTCACCGATGCCTATGTGGCTAAATCGGACGAGCGCGGCGCGGCCAAAGAAGCCGAGATCATGGCTATTTAGCCTGTCAGTTCCGCAACCTGCCCCACGCATTCAAGGCCCCGCCTCTTTCAGGCGGGGCCTTCATGTTTTCCCGTCAACCGCGAAAATTCTTGGGCCTGCGCACTTTGGTGCTGTTCCTCATTCCGCAACTATGGTAACTCAAACAATCAGTATCATGCGTACAGCGCGCCCGGCGTTCGGCGGGCAGGGCGGCGTTTCCCGCAAACCCTCAAAGGCAGGTAGCACAGCATGGAATCGCAAGCACTTTACAAGACCATTTACAAGATCGCCAAAGTCGTCAACGCATCGCTGGAACCCAAAGAGGTTCTCGGGCAGATCGTGGAGCAGGTGGCCAAGGCCATGAGTGCCAAGGGCTGCTTTATCCGCCTGCTGGACAGAACAGGCACCATCCTCAAGCCGGACGCGTACTTCGGCCTGAGTGACCGCTACGCGCAGAAGGGACCTGTAGAGGTCTCCAAAAGCAAAATCGATCAGGAAGTGCTGCAGGGCAACCCCATCTACATAGAAGACGTACGCACCGACTCCCGCTTTCAGTACCCGCAGCAGGCATCCGAAGAGGGTATCATCTCGCTCGTGGTCGTCCCCCTTATCGGCAGGGGCAACAAGGTCATCGGCGTACTGCGCGTCTATTCCGCAGAAAACCGCCGCTTTACAGAAGACGAACTGGAATTCGTAAGCTGCATCGCCAACCTGTGCGGCATCGCGCTGGAAAACGCGCGCATGTACCATGCCCTCAAGCGCACAAGGGAGCTGGCGGACGCATACGTCTATCAGGTCTTCGAAGACTGATGCGCCTCCCAGGCACATCCCACATCCCGTTCTTCCCAACACAGCATCACCCCGCGCAGAACGCGCGACCGGAGGATACCATGAGCAAAATTCGGGTAGGCATAAACGGCTTCGGCCGCATAGGACGTCAGGTCCTCAAGTCCATCTGGAAATACCACCGCGACACCATAGAGGTGGTCGCCATAAACGACCTGTTCGATATCGCCACCAACGCACATCTTCTGGCACACGACACCAGCTACGGTGCCTTTGAGCCAAAGGTCACGGTAGAAGGCGATACCATCCATGTGGGAAATGATTTCACCGTCAAAAACTTCGCGGAGCGCGATCCCAAGCTCATTCCGTGGGGAGCCATGAAGGTGGATGTGGTGGTGGAGTGCACGGGCATCTTCCGCACCGGTCCCAAGGCTGCCATGCACATTGAGGCAGGCGCCAAAAAGGTCATCATCTCCGCCCCCGCCAAAGAAGAGGATATCACCATCGTCATGGGCGTAAACGATGGCGACTACGACCCCGCACGGCACCATATCATTTCCAACGCCTCCTGCACCACAAACTGCCTTGCCCCCGTGGTCAAGGTGGTGCATGAACGCTACGGCATAAAGAAAGGCGTTATGACCACCATCCACGCCTACACCAACGACCAGCGCATCCTGGACCTGCCCCACTCCGATCTGCGCCGCGCCCGCGCCGCCGCCTGCAACATGATTCCCACGTCTACAGGCGCGGCCAAGGCCGTTGCGCTGGTCATTCCGGAAATGAAGGGCAAATTCTCGGGCTACTCCGTGCGCGTGCCCACCCCCACCGTCTCGCTGGTGGACTTTGTCTGCGAACTGGAGCAGGAAACCACCACCGAAGACCTGCGCGCCCTGCTCAAGGCAGCAGCGGAAGGCCCCCTCAAGGGCATTCTGGGCTATTCCGAGCAGCCGCTGGTATCCTCCGACTTCATCGGTGATCCCCGCTCCTCCATCGTGGAGGCGGATTTCACCATGGTGCAGTCCGGCAACATGGCCAAAATCTACTCATGGTATGACAATGAATGGGGCTATTCCTGCCGCGTGGGCGACCTTGTGGCTCTCATGGCGCAGAAGGGCCTGTAACAGTTTTTCCGGCATACGCCCGTTATGGCCCGGCATCCGTTCCTGCAACGGTGCCGGGCTTTCCGCATGGTTTCGCCTGTTGCAACAGCGGTCTCTGCGCACACTGGACGCGCGCGTTGTTTGCGGCTACACACCATTTCATGAACACATCCGTCCATACCGAACTGATTGAGTTTGTGGAACAGCATATTGCCTTCCACCGCTTTCTGGGTGTGAAGGTGCTGGACGCCCGCCCCGGCTTTGCCAAGGTCTGCCTCCCCTTCCGCGAGGAATTCAAGGGCAACGAGGTCCGCGGCGTGGTCCACGGGGGCGTCACCGCCGTGCTGGTGGATATCTGCGGCGCAGTAGCCCTGTGGACGCACTTTGGCCCTGCGGACAAAACGTCTACCATAGACATGCGCGTGGATTACCAGCGCCCTGCCCCGTTCGAAGACATGGTGGCAGAAGGAGACGTGCGCATGCTCGGCAACCGCATAGCCAACGTGCATATCCGCGTCTATGCCGCCTCCATGCCCGATACGCTGGTAGCGGAAGGGCGCGCCGTCTACTATGTCAAACGCGAAGGCATGCCCAGTTGACCGTGCTGCCGCACCCTTGACGCAGGCACCCTTCCGGCCTAAAAAACAACCAGTCCATACGTTTCGGCAACCCCAACAGGAAAGGGACGAATGAAAAATTCCCGCTAAAACACCTGATTGAACAGTGTTTTGCGCCGTGATGAAGACAAGGCTCTGCCTTGGCACTTCTCCGGCTTGCGGGAATTTCGCTTTTCCGGTTCCGGGCTGTCCCCCCATTGCCCCTCTTTGAAGGGCATCGTGCCGTGCATGCAGGGACTGCGGAAAGCTATCTTCCGGCAGTCCTTTTTTCATGCGCTCACCGCGCCGCCGGTGTGCAGGACATTCGGGAGGCACCGTATGGCCCTTATCAACGTTTCACACCTCACCTTCGCCTATGACAACGGGCAAACCATTTTCAACAATGTTTCCCTGCAACTGGATACCAACTGGAAACTGGGCCTCATAGGGCGCAACGGACGGGGCAAGACCACCTTCCTCAAGCTTCTGTGCGGGACCTACCCGTTCCGGGGGTCCATACACACTCCGGTTGCCATGCAGTATTTTCCCTTCGCGATGCCCGACCCGGCAATGACAGGGAAGGAGATTGCCCGCGCCATATGCGCCGGCCCGGAAGACTGGCGTCTTGAGCGAGAAGCTTCACTGCTTGCTCTTGCTCCTGAAACTCTCAGTCGACCATACGCCACCCTCAGCGGAGGCGAAGCCACCAAGCTGCTGCTCGCCATACTGTTTCTGAATGAGCACAGCTTCCCGCTCATCGATGAACCGACCAATCATCTGGATAGCAAGGCCCGCGCCACGGTTGCCACCTACCTGAAGGCTAAGAAAGGATTCATCCTCGTCTCCCACGACCGCGCCCTGCTCGACAGCTGCACAGACCATGTTCTGTCCATCAACCGAACCGATATTGAGTTGCACCGCGGTAACTTCAGTTCATGGCAGGATAACCGCCAAAGACGGGACCGGCAGGAATTTGCGGAAAACCAAAGACTGGAAAAGGAGATTGCCCGCCTGGAGCAAAGCGCCAGACGGAGCACGGAATGGTCGCACAGGGCAGAGAAAGGGAAATATACCTCCGGACACGTAGACCGGTTTCTGGATCGCGGTTTCATAGGCCACAAGGCTGCCAAGATGATGCAGCGGGCCAAATCGGTTGAATCCAGACACACAAAGGCTGCCCAGGATAAAGCAGAACTCCTGCACAATCTGGAACACGATGCCCCCCTTGCCATGCGTCCGCTTACCTTCCACAGCAAACGGCTAGTCGAATGCAGGGAACTCTGCGCAGGGTATGGGAACACCTCCGTGCTGCGAAACATATCCTTCAGTGTCATGAGTGGAGACAGGCTGGCCCTTTGCGGCAGTAACGGCAGCGGCAAAACCACGCTCCTGTCTCTGCTCACAGGAAAAGGTTCCCCCGGTAGCGGCGTGCTGCATCTGCCCAAAGGACTCCGCGTTTCCTATGTTCCGCAGAACACCTCGTTTCTGAAGGGTAGCCTGAAGCAACTTTCTCAGGAACGTGGCATTGAAGAAAGCCTGCTCCGGGCTGTTCTGCATCGGCTCGGATTCGAACGCAGGCACTTCGAGACAGACATGGGCGGCTACAGTGCCGGACAGAAGAAAAAAGTCCTTCTTGCCGCAAGCCTCTGTGAAGAAGCGCACCTGTACGTCTGGGACGAACCCCTGAACTATGTGGACGTGCTTTCCCGCATGCAGATTGAAAATCTGATTCTGCACTACAGGCCGAGCATGATTCTGGTTGAGCATGACCGCATGTTTCTGGAGCGTGTTGCAACAGGAATTCTGGATCTGGATACGGCCTGTTCCGTTGCCCTTACACTTCCCTAAAAAGCACTGAAAAAGGCCGCCCCCCTGTGGAGCGGCCTTTTAAAGGACTGTGAGCAGGTCAGGAGAGGCGTAATTTCCGGGCCTGTTCACAGGGTCTACCTGATATGTCATCATACGCCGCTGCACCGCCGTGGGCGGGCGCGACCCCCTCCGGCTTTCCGTTCCCCTGCGGCCATAGCGGATATTGTCGCCATTGCAGGAGAGTGCCGGACAAATACACTGCTGAGCGGGCTGCTGAATAACAGGGCAGCCGTCCACAGCGTCCGAAGTGACGTTCAAACCAAATCCGTTTCGGCGTTCGCAATGCTGCCTGCACGGTTTTGCGATACGACAGGCAAGCTCCCTGCCGTTATGCAATACTCCAAACGCTCAAAATCACGACCTCACAGGCTCACGAATCCTTCTTTTCCGTTCACACGGAACGGAAAACGAAACCTCGTGCCTGAGGACTAGTCAGCTTGCTTGCGGATGAACGAGGGTATCTCGAACTCGTCTTCGTCGAACACAAAGTCATCCTCGCCGGGCTGATGCGCGCTGGCGGCCTGATGCGCCGTCTGCGCCACCTGCCCCTGCTTGCGCAGGTAGGCGGGAATGTTCCTGTCTTCTTCACTGAAGGTGCCAAGCCCCCGTGCCGGTGCCGGACGCACTATGGTCTCTCTGCGCTGCGGAGCCGGAGCAGAGACAGGCTGCGCCTGCTGCGCACGGGGTGCGGGAGCCGCCTTGGGAGCAGGTGCCGAACCGCGCATGGGCGAAACCTTGCCGCCCCCGCCGGAAGACATCACATTCTTGCCACCATTGCCAAGGGTTTCCGCTCCCACGGCGTCAATGCCGGTGGCAATGACGGTAATGCGCATCTCGTCCCCGATGCTGTCGTCAAACACGGTGCCGAAGAAGATGCGGGCATCTTCATGGGCAGCCTCCTGAATGGCACCTGCGGCCTCGGAAACCTCTTCGATGGTCAGGTCGGAAGAGCAGGTAATGTTCATGAGCACGCCGCGTGCGCCGTCGATGGACACATCCTCCAGCAGCGGACTGGTAATCGCCTTGATGGCGGCTTCGCGTGCGCGCGATTCGCCGCTGGCGCTGCCTGCGCCCATCATGGCAAGACCGGATTCACCCATCACGGCCTTCACGTCCGCAAAGTCCAGGTTAATGAGGCCGGGCACCATGATCAGGTCAGAAATACCCTTCACGGCAAAATACAGAATTTCGTCAGCCTTCTTCAGCATTTCCACAAAGGTGGCCTTCTTCGCCGCAAGGGAAAGAAGCCTGTCGTTGGGAATGGTGATGAGCGAGTCCACATGCTGGCGGAAGGCCTCAATGCCTTCTTCCGCCGCCATAAGGCGCTTTTTGCCCTCAAAGAAGAACGGCTTGGTCACAACGCCCACGGTCAGCGCGCCCATTTCCTTGGCAACCTGCGCGATAACGGGAGCCGCGCCTGTGCCGGTGCCGCCGCCCATACCTGCGGTAACAAACACCATGTCGGCTTCGCCTATAGCGGCGCGTATCTGATCAATGGACTCCAGTGCCGCGTCGCGCCCCACTGCCGGGTTAGCGCCCGCGCCGAGGCCCTTGGTCAGCTTGTCGCCGAGCTGAATCTTGTACTCCGCCTGCGAGTTGTTCAGGGCCTGCACATCGGTGTTGGCCACAATAAACGTAACCCCGCGCAGCACTGAGCTGATCATGTTGTTAACCGCGTTGCCCCCGCCGCCGCCGACACCGATGACTTTAATT carries:
- the frr gene encoding ribosome recycling factor codes for the protein MDEILLEAEERMEKAITALEREFGKLRTGRAHTSLVDNILVDYHGTPTPIKQLASVAIPDSRSITIQPWDKSAFGSVEKAIINSNLGLNPMNDGRLIRINIPMLTEERRKELVKMAKKYVEEAKVAVRNVRRDANEQIKKLEKSKDITEDESRNGQDEVQKLTDAYVAKSDERGAAKEAEIMAI
- the abc-f gene encoding ribosomal protection-like ABC-F family protein, which encodes MALINVSHLTFAYDNGQTIFNNVSLQLDTNWKLGLIGRNGRGKTTFLKLLCGTYPFRGSIHTPVAMQYFPFAMPDPAMTGKEIARAICAGPEDWRLEREASLLALAPETLSRPYATLSGGEATKLLLAILFLNEHSFPLIDEPTNHLDSKARATVATYLKAKKGFILVSHDRALLDSCTDHVLSINRTDIELHRGNFSSWQDNRQRRDRQEFAENQRLEKEIARLEQSARRSTEWSHRAEKGKYTSGHVDRFLDRGFIGHKAAKMMQRAKSVESRHTKAAQDKAELLHNLEHDAPLAMRPLTFHSKRLVECRELCAGYGNTSVLRNISFSVMSGDRLALCGSNGSGKTTLLSLLTGKGSPGSGVLHLPKGLRVSYVPQNTSFLKGSLKQLSQERGIEESLLRAVLHRLGFERRHFETDMGGYSAGQKKKVLLAASLCEEAHLYVWDEPLNYVDVLSRMQIENLILHYRPSMILVEHDRMFLERVATGILDLDTACSVALTLP
- a CDS encoding DegT/DnrJ/EryC1/StrS family aminotransferase — protein: MRDAFLVFGQPLIEQAEIDEVVDSLNKAWIGTGPKVHQFEKDFAAYKGVPYAAAVNSCTAALHLACLTLEFAPGDEVITTAMTFCASVNSIIHAGGTPVLADVNPHTLNIDPAAIEARITPRTRAIMVVHYAGRSCDMDPIMDLAARHGLTVIEDCAHAIETEYKGRTAGTIGHIGCFSFYATKNIVTGEGGMLISSDKAAMDRCKIMALHGMSADAWARFSDAGYKHYQVVDHGFKYNMMDIQAALGLHQLPRIDRYWNHRAAIWQRYMQAFADLGIGLPAPVEENTVHAYHLYTIRVNRECCGVERDQMLEALRARNIGVGVHYLAIPEHPYYQKRFGWRPEETPHATAYGRETISLPLSAKLSERDVDDVIEAVREICGACPAARTGATA
- a CDS encoding PaaI family thioesterase, producing MNTSVHTELIEFVEQHIAFHRFLGVKVLDARPGFAKVCLPFREEFKGNEVRGVVHGGVTAVLVDICGAVALWTHFGPADKTSTIDMRVDYQRPAPFEDMVAEGDVRMLGNRIANVHIRVYAASMPDTLVAEGRAVYYVKREGMPS
- the tsf gene encoding translation elongation factor Ts; amino-acid sequence: MSISAAMVKSLRDKTGAGMMDCKKALAENNGDEEKAIDWLRQKGLSKAAKKAGRATTEGLIGCLVEGKVGALAEFKCETDFVARNEAFIALSHKFAADVAANGAEGFADRVAGDVTDCIATLGENMSAGRAARVELAADGIIGSYVHSNGKIGVLVAIEGSADAELAKNIAMQVAATNPVSLDASNIPADLIAREREIHRQKTLEEGKPENIVDKIVDGRMQKFFKEVTLLDQPYIRDDKMAVKDLLKGGAKIVQFVRFALGEDATPEAEEAE
- a CDS encoding GAF domain-containing protein yields the protein MESQALYKTIYKIAKVVNASLEPKEVLGQIVEQVAKAMSAKGCFIRLLDRTGTILKPDAYFGLSDRYAQKGPVEVSKSKIDQEVLQGNPIYIEDVRTDSRFQYPQQASEEGIISLVVVPLIGRGNKVIGVLRVYSAENRRFTEDELEFVSCIANLCGIALENARMYHALKRTRELADAYVYQVFED
- the rpsB gene encoding 30S ribosomal protein S2 → MTYVSMKQMLETGVHFGHQTRRWNPKMRPFIFGARNGIHIMDLQQTAKLFRRAHDKVAETVAKGGKVIFIGTKRQAHEAVRTEATRSGQYFVTNRWMGGTLTNFQTIRKSIDRLKKLEAMFADGSVSRYQKKEILTLRREMEKLELTLGGIKDMERLPQMAFIVDPKREEIAVKECRKLGIPIVAITDSNCDPDLIDYVIPGNDDAIRAIKLFVAHIAEACMEGAAMSKDGKDAEPEVAMAKAAEAAEVAEAVAEKDEE
- the ftsZ gene encoding cell division protein FtsZ — protein: MEFMEIENDSMAKIKVIGVGGGGGNAVNNMISSVLRGVTFIVANTDVQALNNSQAEYKIQLGDKLTKGLGAGANPAVGRDAALESIDQIRAAIGEADMVFVTAGMGGGTGTGAAPVIAQVAKEMGALTVGVVTKPFFFEGKKRLMAAEEGIEAFRQHVDSLITIPNDRLLSLAAKKATFVEMLKKADEILYFAVKGISDLIMVPGLINLDFADVKAVMGESGLAMMGAGSASGESRAREAAIKAITSPLLEDVSIDGARGVLMNITCSSDLTIEEVSEAAGAIQEAAHEDARIFFGTVFDDSIGDEMRITVIATGIDAVGAETLGNGGKNVMSSGGGGKVSPMRGSAPAPKAAPAPRAQQAQPVSAPAPQRRETIVRPAPARGLGTFSEEDRNIPAYLRKQGQVAQTAHQAASAHQPGEDDFVFDEDEFEIPSFIRKQAD
- the gap gene encoding type I glyceraldehyde-3-phosphate dehydrogenase, whose protein sequence is MSKIRVGINGFGRIGRQVLKSIWKYHRDTIEVVAINDLFDIATNAHLLAHDTSYGAFEPKVTVEGDTIHVGNDFTVKNFAERDPKLIPWGAMKVDVVVECTGIFRTGPKAAMHIEAGAKKVIISAPAKEEDITIVMGVNDGDYDPARHHIISNASCTTNCLAPVVKVVHERYGIKKGVMTTIHAYTNDQRILDLPHSDLRRARAAACNMIPTSTGAAKAVALVIPEMKGKFSGYSVRVPTPTVSLVDFVCELEQETTTEDLRALLKAAAEGPLKGILGYSEQPLVSSDFIGDPRSSIVEADFTMVQSGNMAKIYSWYDNEWGYSCRVGDLVALMAQKGL
- the pyrH gene encoding UMP kinase gives rise to the protein MSEKRFHRVLLKLSGEALAGEEKFGIDPVTVAKICREIAEVADMGIEVALVIGGGNIFRGLSSSAKGMDRSTADYMGMLATVLNALAVQDQLEKLGHPTRVLSAITMQEVCEPYIRRRAERHLEKGRIVICAAGTGNPYFTTDTAAALRGMELKCDAIVKATKVNGVYDKDPVKHADAVMFKQLTFIDVLQKKLGVMDSTAITLCMENNVPILVCNMYTGDIKRMMLGENVGTIVQGE
- a CDS encoding glycosyltransferase family 2 protein, with protein sequence MKPSVTGLVLTYNGGRLLEKCLASLSFCDKVLVVDSFSTDDTVAIATAAGATVLQRAWEGPGPQFQFAFSQIDTEWVVSLDQDEICTPALRERILTAFAEQETVASPAGQDAAASQARQGTQPPLAGYYVHRRNWYFDRFMQHSGWYPDALLRVFRPALMQVQVSGAHYSFHPAGTTQTLAADILHYPYESFAQHLDKINSYAQQGADDLRRKGRKGGVLRGIGHGAVRFAKLYFFQRGVLDGRAGFINAAHGAFYAFLKYVRVEEGSWGKPYDHQ